A genomic region of Candidatus Bathyarchaeota archaeon contains the following coding sequences:
- a CDS encoding 2-oxoacid:acceptor oxidoreductase family protein, whose amino-acid sequence MGRTEIRICGLGGQGVVLAGQILGRAAVYDGWNVAQTQSYGAEARGTTAKSEVIISDGRIGFPAVRKCDILLAVSQEALDRNIRDLKEDGLLLFDEDLVKNVPNVNAKIYAVPATRIAEENFGERLYANMVILGALNALTKIVSEESMEKAIVDTVPKNVAAVNLQAYKSGRMLENSYFI is encoded by the coding sequence GTGGGTAGAACTGAGATAAGGATATGCGGTCTAGGCGGGCAAGGTGTGGTTTTGGCTGGGCAGATTCTCGGCAGAGCGGCGGTTTATGATGGCTGGAATGTTGCGCAAACCCAAAGCTATGGAGCGGAAGCCAGAGGTACAACAGCCAAAAGCGAGGTAATAATATCTGACGGTCGAATAGGATTTCCAGCGGTGAGGAAATGCGACATACTATTGGCCGTGAGCCAGGAAGCCTTAGACAGGAATATTAGGGACTTGAAGGAAGACGGCCTCCTTTTGTTCGACGAAGACTTAGTCAAGAATGTGCCCAATGTTAATGCGAAAATTTACGCTGTACCAGCAACAAGGATTGCGGAGGAAAACTTTGGAGAACGATTATACGCCAATATGGTGATTCTAGGTGCTTTGAATGCACTAACAAAAATTGTTAGCGAGGAATCTATGGAAAAGGCAATAGTTGATACGGTGCCAAAAAATGTTGCCGCCGTAAACCTGCAAGCGTACAAAAGTGGAAGAATGCTAGAAAACTCTTACTTTATCTGA